A genomic region of Branchiostoma lanceolatum isolate klBraLanc5 chromosome 4, klBraLanc5.hap2, whole genome shotgun sequence contains the following coding sequences:
- the LOC136432366 gene encoding uncharacterized protein, which yields MMFSLHRLNSARSLHDNQRFEKLLSSTDDNAVRQIWVSPGHVFVSWHGGHRLTAFDTVPVHRPFVPQEGRETGCLDLRRQDTEVVALCFKKKNPTELYIAFANGQIEVWAYLREEGADAPGWTSSGGFRLWNGDHGRRVRSVFLHEEQNCLYWCEKRAATDVSSSPLSNLAADSDNGTHFVHCVSKIGLPLSHETVSSHTVGSTFTFLEHCPPCQLYPTQDGVVVWPEQLCPAGLYFMWHQNKNILQTCSLDRGCVTANMRVVSNGVSFADAVKSSVSVWAQNGQSRNNGVVTIIKDSLQDQLLLILQNGDVKSLSKKGSLQHKCHIVQWAAVFNSVVPSDCQWFVYTFVIGCVAPDGRVFLFHTETGTLVQGIQQFSEPDFEGSTFLWVGSGQLPSVGFWSVRHGVWELCMSGTDTAIVRPVLNPGEHVRLMTGLNQTSCAAQLTLEEAVKYYKDRSIHGENIDVESLMKNTRLQSPALLVALLHSHSRQASDQIEREHLAQLSNFYHGSGPMTRIQESLHPLLNQFWNLETKWRSLVEAHGRTEQEKQERTIQSELRMLLKSEENISPASMAQLEVLALKFPREFVRTILHDLQVTDVSETSHLKTDQTTLWPTVLSTERTSCNMPVFELICRLLYKEQPSQLLAFVQKATYVKDDIKGSSALSRSSSLYDRALCCLHVPENSCTNMGIVLAYCELITSTSNKDAALEALRLLLRFNRLKEAVSLVSRNSDESKQHSALFHTLLTNILESDSLQCVDQSIWDLVPKKFGADQLLSLLREHLPARRRNSGKGVRLRVLCSSPNDTSLSVLKGVLLSTSLEHDDTKEKLSCKE from the coding sequence ATGATGTTTTCGCTGCACCGATTGAATTCTGCACGAAGCCTACATGATAATCAACGTTTTGAAAAGTTGTTGAGCTCGACTGATGACAACGCGGTCCGCCAAATATGGGTGAGTCCGGGACATGTTTTCGTAAGTTGGCACGGGGGCCATCGACTGACAGCGTTCGACACAGTTCCTGTTCACAGGCCTTTCGTTCCACAAGAGGGAAGAGAAACTGGATGCTTGGATCTCCGGAGACAAGATACCGAAGTGGTTGCACTTTGCTTCAAGAAGAAGAACCCTACAGAACTTTACATCGCCTTCGCAAACGGACAGATAGAAGTGTGGGCGTATCTCAGAGAAGAGGGAGCCGACGCTCCAGGCTGGACTTCGAGCGGTGGGTTCAGACTTTGGAACGGAGATCATGGGAGGAGGGTTCGCTCGGTTTTCCTTCACGAAGAGCAGAACTGCTTGTACTGGTGCGAGAAAAGGGCTGCTACGGATGTGTCGTCGTCGCCGCTTTCGAACCTTGCTGCAGATTCGGACAACGGTACCCACTTCGTTCACTGCGTCTCGAAGATAGGACTACCTCTGAGTCATGAGACAGTCAGCAGTCATACCGTAGGGTCAACGTTCACCTTTCTGGAACATTGCCCCCCTTGTCAGCTCTACCCCACACAGGACGGTGTAGTGGTGTGGCCAGAACaactctgtccagcgggtctgTACTTTATGTGGCACCAAAACAAGAACATTCTCCAGACCTGTAGTCTGGACAGGGGTTGTGTTACTGCGAACATGCGAGTAGTGTCAAATGGGGTGTCATTTGCTGATGCCGTGAAATCATCAGTATCTGTTTGGGCACAGAACGGCCAGTCAAGGAATAATGGCGTAGTCACCATAATCAAAGATTCCTTACAAGATCAGTTGCTCCTTATCTTGCAAAATGGTGATGTTAAGTCATTGTCTAAGAAAGGTAGTCTGCAACACAAATGTCACATTGTGCAGTGGGCAGCTGTGTTTAATTCTGTAGTGCCCAGTGATTGTCAGTGGTTTGTTTACACCTTTGTGATTGGTTGCGTTGCACCTGATGGCAGGGTGTTCTTGTTTCATACTGAAACGGGAACTCTAGTTCAGGGAATCCAGCAATTCTCTGAGCCAGATTTTGAAGGCAGTACGTTCTTGTGGGTCGGCAGTGGCCAGCTGCCCAGTGTTGGGTTTTGGAGTGTCAGACATGGTGTTTGGGAGCTCTGCATGTCAGGAACTGACACTGCTATAGTGAGGCCAGTACTGAACCCTGGGGAACATGTACGTTTGATGACAGGGCTCAATCAGACAAGCTGCGCAGCACAGCTCACTTTAGAAGAAGCGGTCAAGTACTACAAGGACAGAAGTATTCATGGGGAGAATATTGACGTTGAGAGTCTGATGAAGAACACCAGGCTGCAAAGTCCCGCACTTCTTGTCGCTCTTCTCCATAGTCACTCCAGACAAGCGTCGGACCAAATAGAGAGGGAACACTTAGCACAGCTTTCGAACTTTTACCACGGTAGTGGCCCAATGACGAGGATACAAGAGTCCCTTCACCCACTCCTGAACCAGTTCTGGAACTTAGAGACCAAGTGGAGGAGTTTGGTAGAAGCCCATGGAAGAACAGAACAAGAGAAGCAAGAGAGAACGATACAGAGTGAACTGAGGATGTTGCTGAAAtcagaagaaaacatttctccaGCCAGCATGGCTCAGTTGGAAGTGCTAGCACTCAAATTCCCAAGGGAATTTGTAAGAACAATTCTCCATGACCTACAGGTCACTGATGTGTCTGAAACCAGTCACCTGAAGACTGACCAAACAACTTTGTGGCCTACAGTGTTGAGTACAGAGAGGACATCCTGTAACATGCCAGTGTTTGAACTGATCTGTAGACTGTTGTATAAAGAACAACCTTCACAGCTTCTAGCCTTTGTCCAGAAGGCCACCtatgtcaaagatgacatcaaAGGCTCCTCTGCTCTCAGCAGAAGCAGTAGTTTGTATGATAGGGCCCTTTGCTGTCTACATGTGCCAGAGAACTCCTGTACGAACATGGGCATAGTCCTGGcttactgtgaacttatcaccAGCACTTCTAACAAGGATGCAGCTTTAGAGGCACTAAGGCTTCTTCTCAGGTTTAACAGACTTAAAGAGGCTGTCAGTCTTGTTTCAAGGAACTCAGATGAAAGCAAGCAGCACTCTGCTCTCTTCCACACCCTGCTGACCAACATCCTAGAAAGCGATTCCCTCCAATGTGTGGACCAGTCTATATGGGATCTAGTACCTAAGAAGTTTGGAGCCGATCAGCTGCTGAGTCTGCTACGAGAGCATTTACCGGCAAGAAGGAGGAACAGTGGGAAGGGCGTGAGATTGCGGGTGCTGTGCTCATCACCAAATGACACTTCGCTCTCTGTACTGAAGGGAGTACTGTTGAGCACCAGTTTAGAACATGATGATACAAAGGAGAAACTTAGTTGTAAAGAATGA